A part of Caldicellulosiruptor owensensis OL genomic DNA contains:
- a CDS encoding class II glutamine amidotransferase, whose protein sequence is MLREGQVRIPSGCAISGFINKKGVRVSGTDIINSIAIMKERGNGLGGGFAAYGIYPDRKDWYAFHLFFDDIKAKEDTEHFLNQNFEVLESEVIPTRKVSSIQNAPIVWRYFVKPLEKKLRDTQKTEEDFVVDSVMFVNSKIDGAYVFSSGKNMGAFKGVGYPEDIGEFFRIDEYKAYIWTAHSRFPTNTPGWWGGAHPFTLLDWSIVHNGEISSYGTNYRYLEMFGYKCTLRTDTEVMAYLFDLLLRKHKLSVEIAAKALAAPFWSVIDRQDEKEREKLRAIRAVYSSCLVNGPFSIILGFSNGILALNDRIKLRPLVAAQKGDFVYVASEEAAIREICKDPEKVWMPKGGEPVYVTLDEGVIV, encoded by the coding sequence TTGTTGAGGGAAGGGCAAGTTAGAATTCCGTCTGGTTGTGCTATTTCGGGGTTTATTAACAAAAAGGGTGTAAGAGTTTCTGGTACGGACATCATCAACTCCATTGCTATCATGAAAGAAAGAGGAAATGGACTTGGTGGTGGATTTGCAGCGTATGGTATTTATCCAGACAGAAAAGATTGGTATGCTTTTCACCTATTTTTTGATGATATAAAGGCAAAAGAAGATACAGAGCACTTTTTAAATCAGAACTTTGAAGTATTGGAAAGTGAAGTTATTCCAACAAGAAAGGTTTCAAGCATTCAAAACGCTCCAATTGTCTGGAGATATTTTGTAAAACCGCTTGAGAAAAAACTTAGAGATACACAAAAGACAGAAGAGGATTTTGTTGTTGACAGTGTAATGTTTGTAAATAGTAAAATTGACGGTGCATATGTATTTTCAAGTGGCAAGAACATGGGCGCATTCAAAGGCGTTGGATATCCAGAGGACATAGGCGAGTTTTTCAGGATTGACGAGTACAAGGCATATATCTGGACAGCGCACTCAAGATTCCCAACAAACACACCAGGCTGGTGGGGCGGAGCTCACCCGTTTACCCTGCTTGACTGGTCAATTGTCCATAATGGCGAGATTTCATCGTATGGAACAAATTACAGATACTTAGAGATGTTTGGTTACAAGTGTACACTCAGGACTGACACTGAGGTCATGGCATACCTTTTTGACCTTCTTTTGAGAAAGCATAAACTTTCTGTTGAAATTGCAGCCAAAGCCTTAGCAGCTCCGTTTTGGAGTGTGATTGATAGGCAGGATGAAAAAGAAAGAGAAAAGCTCAGAGCGATAAGAGCAGTTTACTCATCCTGTTTAGTAAATGGTCCATTTTCAATAATTCTTGGATTTTCCAATGGAATACTTGCTCTTAACGATAGAATAAAGCTGCGACCGCTTGTTGCTGCACAAAAAGGTGATTTTGTATATGTTGCATCAGAAGAGGCAGCAATAAGAGAAATTTGCAAAGACCCGGAAAAGGTTTGGATGCCAAAAGGCGGAGAGCCTGTGTATGTTACTTTGGACGAAGGGGTGATAGTATGA
- a CDS encoding calcium-translocating P-type ATPase, SERCA-type yields MNQNFSDFHSKTVETVLENLKTSLSGLSFEEAEERLKVYGKNIIEEGKKKSIFALFLEQFKNVMVLVLFAAAIISILLGEAADAAIILAVLIINAVFGVAQELKAEKAIEALKKLNMPYAKVYRDGHLMQIKTDEIVVGDIIEIEAGDIVPADLRLIESFNLKIDESALTGESVPVEKDANDVLDQSTPLAERTNMAFMGTIVTYGRAKGVVVSTGMKTEIGKIANFVNLQSAIDTKTPLHEKLEEMGKYLTVGILAIAFIVFVTGLLYRRDVFEMFLTAVSLAVAAIPEGLPAVVTIVLAIGVQRMAKRNAIIRRLSSIETLGRVEVICSDKTGTLTQNKMNVVKVYCNDNLSENLEHEDNATKTLLQIMALCNDVKLDLVDKQPQFIGDPTEIALVKFAYEKGFNKNAIEKVFKRVYEVPFDSVRKMMTTVHEIKNDQKLLVFSKGAVDVIINKCKFIMVNNEILPLDENTHQKILQANKEMSSNALRVLAFAYKEIDKNELEDKNTIEDNLIFIGLIGMIDPPRKEAYGAVEVCYQAGITPVMITGDHKDTALAIAKELKIIDTSKDELSQVLTGTEIEKLDDQQLKEKVKEVRVYARVSPEHKLRIVSSWKSHGKIVAMTGDGVNDAPALKAADIGIGMGITGTDVTKNVSDVILADDNFATIVAAVEEGRKIYDNIRKTIQFLLSSNIGEVVTLFFATLLNWVVLYPIHILWVNLVTDTFPALALGMEKAESDVMKRKPKKTSENIFAGGLGFSILYQGFLKGLITLLVFFIGNKLYGHQTAITMTFMTLSLIQLTHAYNVRSNINSLFKMGVFSNKYLNLAFIASFLLQVVVLIVPPLRELFKLSYLNFSQWTIVIVASLSIIPIVEVVKYFTRHFHKE; encoded by the coding sequence TTGAATCAAAATTTTTCTGATTTTCACTCTAAAACTGTAGAGACCGTTTTGGAAAATCTCAAAACAAGTTTAAGCGGACTTTCCTTTGAAGAGGCAGAAGAAAGACTTAAAGTGTATGGAAAAAATATAATCGAAGAAGGAAAAAAGAAATCTATATTTGCTCTTTTTCTGGAACAATTCAAGAATGTAATGGTACTTGTACTTTTTGCTGCTGCTATAATCTCAATTCTTCTCGGTGAGGCAGCTGATGCCGCAATCATCTTGGCAGTCCTTATAATCAACGCAGTCTTTGGAGTTGCCCAAGAACTAAAGGCTGAAAAAGCAATTGAAGCTCTCAAGAAACTTAATATGCCATATGCAAAAGTTTACAGGGATGGACACCTGATGCAAATTAAAACTGATGAAATAGTAGTTGGCGATATAATTGAGATTGAAGCAGGGGATATTGTTCCAGCAGACTTGAGGCTCATTGAAAGCTTCAATCTTAAAATTGATGAGTCAGCTTTAACTGGAGAATCTGTCCCCGTTGAAAAAGATGCAAATGACGTTCTTGACCAGTCAACACCTCTTGCAGAAAGAACAAATATGGCTTTCATGGGAACAATTGTGACATATGGTCGAGCAAAAGGCGTGGTTGTTTCAACAGGCATGAAAACAGAGATAGGCAAAATTGCAAACTTTGTCAACCTCCAATCTGCAATTGATACTAAAACTCCTCTTCATGAAAAGTTAGAAGAAATGGGGAAATATCTTACAGTTGGAATTCTGGCAATTGCATTTATAGTGTTTGTGACAGGGCTACTTTACAGACGAGATGTATTTGAAATGTTTTTGACAGCTGTGTCATTGGCTGTTGCTGCAATCCCTGAAGGACTTCCTGCTGTTGTCACAATTGTTTTGGCAATTGGTGTTCAAAGAATGGCAAAACGAAATGCTATAATAAGAAGACTATCTTCGATTGAAACATTAGGAAGAGTAGAAGTTATTTGTTCTGACAAAACTGGGACACTTACTCAAAACAAGATGAATGTTGTGAAAGTCTATTGTAATGATAACTTGAGTGAAAATCTCGAACATGAAGATAATGCAACTAAAACCCTACTTCAGATAATGGCACTTTGTAATGACGTCAAACTGGATTTGGTTGACAAACAACCTCAGTTTATAGGTGACCCTACCGAAATTGCCTTGGTAAAATTTGCTTATGAAAAGGGATTTAACAAAAACGCCATCGAAAAGGTTTTTAAGAGAGTATATGAAGTACCTTTTGATTCTGTCAGAAAAATGATGACAACTGTGCATGAGATTAAAAATGACCAAAAACTTCTGGTGTTTTCTAAAGGTGCTGTTGATGTGATAATCAATAAATGTAAATTCATAATGGTAAATAATGAAATACTTCCTCTTGACGAAAATACACACCAAAAAATCTTGCAGGCAAACAAAGAAATGTCCTCCAATGCGCTCAGAGTATTAGCTTTTGCTTACAAAGAAATTGATAAAAATGAGTTAGAAGATAAAAATACTATTGAAGACAACCTCATCTTTATAGGACTTATTGGAATGATTGACCCGCCAAGAAAAGAAGCTTATGGAGCAGTTGAGGTTTGCTACCAAGCAGGAATAACACCTGTGATGATAACAGGAGATCATAAAGATACAGCTTTAGCCATTGCAAAAGAATTAAAGATAATTGATACAAGCAAAGATGAACTTTCACAAGTTTTGACAGGTACTGAAATTGAAAAATTAGATGACCAGCAGTTAAAAGAAAAAGTAAAAGAAGTGAGAGTATATGCAAGAGTCTCTCCTGAGCACAAATTAAGAATTGTAAGCAGCTGGAAAAGCCATGGTAAAATTGTTGCTATGACAGGCGATGGAGTTAATGATGCACCTGCTTTGAAGGCTGCCGACATTGGAATTGGTATGGGAATAACCGGAACTGATGTTACCAAAAATGTATCTGATGTTATTTTGGCAGATGATAACTTTGCCACAATTGTTGCAGCTGTTGAAGAAGGAAGAAAGATTTATGACAATATACGAAAAACCATACAATTTTTGCTTTCTTCAAATATTGGAGAGGTCGTAACATTGTTCTTTGCAACACTTTTAAACTGGGTAGTATTGTATCCAATTCATATCCTGTGGGTAAATCTTGTGACTGACACTTTCCCTGCTTTGGCACTTGGTATGGAAAAAGCAGAAAGTGACGTAATGAAGAGAAAACCAAAGAAAACTTCAGAAAATATATTTGCAGGTGGACTTGGCTTTTCAATCCTGTATCAAGGTTTTCTAAAAGGCTTGATAACATTATTGGTATTCTTTATTGGAAACAAATTATATGGCCACCAAACTGCCATCACTATGACTTTCATGACGCTCAGCCTCATACAACTTACTCATGCATACAATGTGCGTTCAAACATTAATTCGCTATTCAAAATGGGTGTATTTTCAAACAAATATTTAAATCTTGCTTTTATAGCCTCGTTTTTGCTTCAGGTTGTAGTTTTAATAGTTCCTCCATTAAGGGAGTTATTTAAATTGTCATACCTCAATTTTTCACAGTGGACAATCGTAATTGTTGCCTCACTTTCTATTATCCCTATTGTGGAAGTTGTAAAGTATTTCACACGGCACTTCCACAAAGAATAA
- a CDS encoding sodium:calcium antiporter, which produces MVAGYVLKLIISLFVILLGCTFFTNAVEWFGKKLKLAEGAVGSILAAVGTALPETIIPIIAILFSKGESSHQVGIGAIAGAPFMLGTLAFFITGVAVIVYTLLKKRTLKMNVDLSVFERDLTYFMIVYGIAVATTFIHNHKVIRTIIAITLFAAYLIYVKKTLADESENEETEELEELYFAKFLKLPNNLLFICVQFIFSLSIIIFGAHLFVEYVQKVATLIGISALVLSIIITPIATELPEKLNSVIWIGKKKDTLAIGNITGAMVFQSSVPVVFGIIFTPWNLKGITMVSAILAFSSTVLNLLWVKIRKNVNPFTLLFGGVLYLIFIAYVFWI; this is translated from the coding sequence ATGGTAGCCGGATATGTCTTAAAACTGATTATTTCTCTATTTGTAATACTTTTGGGATGTACCTTTTTTACAAATGCTGTTGAATGGTTTGGAAAAAAGCTAAAACTTGCCGAGGGAGCAGTTGGAAGCATTTTAGCTGCGGTTGGCACAGCTTTGCCAGAAACTATTATACCCATTATTGCTATTCTTTTTTCAAAGGGTGAAAGTTCTCACCAAGTTGGAATTGGTGCAATTGCCGGTGCACCTTTTATGCTGGGAACACTTGCTTTTTTCATAACAGGGGTGGCAGTTATAGTTTACACATTGCTTAAAAAAAGAACCCTAAAAATGAATGTTGACCTGAGTGTGTTTGAAAGAGACCTTACCTACTTTATGATTGTCTATGGCATTGCTGTTGCCACAACGTTTATACACAACCATAAGGTTATAAGAACAATAATTGCCATTACTCTTTTTGCTGCTTATCTTATCTATGTAAAAAAGACACTTGCGGATGAGTCTGAAAATGAAGAAACTGAAGAGCTTGAAGAGTTGTATTTCGCAAAATTTTTAAAACTGCCAAATAACCTTTTGTTTATATGTGTTCAGTTTATTTTTTCACTTTCTATAATAATCTTTGGTGCACACCTTTTTGTTGAATATGTCCAGAAAGTTGCCACTTTGATTGGAATCTCAGCACTTGTTCTTTCAATCATCATCACACCAATTGCAACAGAGCTTCCTGAAAAGCTGAATTCTGTAATATGGATTGGCAAGAAAAAAGACACCCTTGCAATTGGAAACATAACAGGTGCTATGGTGTTCCAGTCATCTGTCCCTGTTGTTTTTGGTATAATCTTTACACCCTGGAACTTGAAAGGAATTACAATGGTATCTGCGATTTTGGCTTTTTCGTCTACTGTTTTAAATCTTTTGTGGGTTAAAATTAGAAAGAATGTCAATCCATTTACACTTTTGTTTGGTGGAGTACTGTATCTTATATTTATAGCTTATGTTTTCTGGATATAA